The genomic stretch taatttatataataccCCAtggcttaatgtttttgttgttgttgttattttccAGGTTCTTTGtacattatttatacaaaatgtatatatctattattgttattatagtgTATTTTGAGCTgtaaatgtgtatgtatgttaaataataataataaaaaataaataaataaaaaataaatctttaagaAGGCAGGGCGTTGAgttcaactgcaaaaaaaaaaaaaaaaaagctggcacacaacaacaaaaaaagattacAGTTTTACATAACTTAAGTTTCCCCCCCCCCCCATAGATTTTAACTAGTAAAATGTGTCTATACATAACTATAACACATATCATAAAAGTCTATACATTAAAAGTTATTTAgatgaaaaaagaaactatGTAAAAACAGGTCATGTCATGTATTGCTTTTAATACAACAGGTGCAAAAAGATCTgacatgattttaattttttatatctcGTGGTTGAATCTGCAATTTCAACAAGAATGTATACTTTTTACAGCCACTGTATATCAAACgtgtatacactgtaaaaaaaaagcttactcaacatgaaatgttaagttgtactatgtgaaaacttggatatttgagttgagtaaacttaaaatttgaaggcagttcgtttaagttgaaacaacttttttaaaagttgttttttacagtgtagcttaTAAACAATGGTTTGTCATATAGCTTGCAAACATTTTCTCTCAGTatgataaaaaatatgattGTAATAGTTTAATAAATATCCCAAATAAAGctttaatgataatgataatttgtattaaaaaaagctttgatTTCTTTATCATTCTTACATAAACAAGAACAACGTTAACATAATTATGTACAGAGTGTTAGGGTCAGGCTCAACAGTCCACCATCTTCTTTCATCAAACAGTAATCACCATATTTACCTatttataaacatacatttcatTTGTGTTGTAGTACCCATGCAATAATCTGTGGATTGACTTCCTCTAGTACCAATTCTTCTGTTCTACCACGTACTGCGAGTCCATGGTTTGCATCCTTGACCCAATGAACAGCAGAAGGGCTTTTCATGGCATGCATACTACTTTGTAGAAGATTCTGAAAGGCAAGCAAAGTATATACGTTGTATTGCATTAAAGTAATATGAATGTGAAAGAACCTGTCAGTTCTGTTCTAAGTAAAActcaaattgcattttaatattagaccttaaaaaacaatacaaacaaaaaagtattcccgtaaaaaaaaaaaaaaaaaaacttcatttcttaaaatatcttgtgttccacagaagaaagaaagtcatacaggtttggaaagacatgagtatgagtaaatgatgacaaaattgttTAACTAATgtttaactatccctttaaatgttcaACAGGTGAAACTAAAGGATGACCATTACTCAATGTAAAGCCCAAACCAAACAGAAAACTTTTCATATATGTTCACCTGTTCACACATGTTATCTGCAGTGCCAGAAACAAACAGCACAGGAGTTTGGGACAGTGCAAGCAGGTCACGGCTCCGCTCAACATGTGTTTGTGGTTTTCCTGGTACATTCATTGGGAATGACAAACACAGGACACCTTGGACTGCATCCTTCTGCTTGTCACACATAAGTTTACACACAGCAACAGCTGTACGAGCACCCATAGAGCGTCCTGGaaacaaatatacataaatatatatatatataaaatacaccttggaaaaagtatttattattacggcctcaaaaatggaaataataatAGAACAGAGGAAATCAGACAAcaattcaatattgttcactacgaatattaaaaaaaaaaaaaaatagtactggatatattttttaattaataatatttttaaccaaatatttgtaaagatgtacatctacaaaaaaaaaaaaaaaaaaatctgcaaattTTTTAATTCCTACATCAAAATAGACTACTTTTGCACATTTAAACAGGAAAGAGTGAGatacagaaagagagaaagagagagagagagagagacctaCCTCCCAAGAAAAGGCTGTTTGGTGCATATCTCTCATGGGTCTTTAAGTAATCCTGGGGGATAGCAAATTGCAAGggttatgtaatatttaatactgaaatattattattattattaaataataataataataataataataatacattttatatttttatatttttgctttattgcaaataatatgtatttaatattaaatattattattaatttctactacttctactacaagtaataataataaataataacaacaatgataacaataataatacaattttataaaatatttttagcgttttgttttattaaaaaataaatacattaaaaaatgcaattacaatataaacattttgtgGGCATAATGGTGCTTATACACTACCAACCattaagatgtttaatgttttttaaagaagtctcttctgctcaccaagcctgcatttatttgagccaaagtacagcaaaaacagtaaaattctgaaatatttgtaccatttaaaataactctttttctatttgaatatattttcaaatgtaatttatttctgtgatttccaaactgaattttagcatcaatactccagtaacatgatccttcagaaatcattctaatattctgcttTGCTGcccaaaaaacattattattattattaagttgaaaacagcagagtaatttttttcaggtttctttgatgaatagaaagttcagaagagcagcatttatctgaaatagaaatctttcgtaacattataaatgtatttatcatattttgatcaatttaaagcatccttgctaaataaaagtattaatttctataatttcttttcccaaaaaaaatatactgactccaggTTTTTGAATGGTTTAGTGTATAATAGTACAAAAGCCTTTTAtgtcagataaatactgatttttggatctttctattcatcaaagaatcctgaaaaaatgtactcaactgttttaaacattgactactactactaataaatgtttcttgaacagcaaatcagcatattagaatgatttttgaaggatcatggagtaatgatgctgaaaatttagttttgatcacaggaataaattacattttaaaatatattcaaatagaaaacagtcattttaaatagaaacaaatatttcaaaatgttacagtttttgctgtacactggatcaaataaatgcaggcttggtgaacagaaaagacttctttaaaacaaaaaaacaaaaaacattttgtccaAAACttcaaaacttgaaaaaaacatttagtccaaaacttttgactggtagtgtattaatgaaaaataattgctTACTACAACAGCGCTATAAGCTCTGGTTCTGTACAGGAAGTTCACCGCCCTGCAGGTGAATCGAAGGCACAGAACGCCCGAACGGGCGAGAGCGTGCGCGAGGCTCTCCAGCTGTTTGATGTGCATGTCTCCCCCCCGCGCCGTGCGTCAACACCATAGCTGTGCATCCCGCGGTGACGCCAGCAGGGACCGTAAACACACCGTCCAGCTCTTTTTGCTCGAACGGGATTCTCACATTCTTCTGCGATATTCATATACATAAGTAACTCtcaaaaagtgttaaaaacGAAGCTCATTAGACAACGcaacaaaactgttttgtaaGCACTTATTATTTTCCAGTCCGTTTACAAACCCAAAAAATGTGAATACTTTGGATATAATGTTTCTATGAAGAAAATACCTCTGAAAACTCCATTTAGGGATTAATAGTTGCGTGGTTGAAGCAAGTAGCTCTAACACCCGGGTTTCTCACACGTGGACATGTATCAACGTTCATATGATTCACGTTGTTTTTAGCGCCACCTATTGTAAAGGAGTTGCGCCTCAGGTAAGATGAAGTTTAAAAGTTTCCTCATGATGAACTGTTtaacatacactgccctccaaaagtttgaaaacacccctggcaaagtgtggttttggacgatatcagcataaatccttatcatttttttttttggtgcaaatacattatcactgaagaccagcaataataatttaattttgattacatGATATATACaagtcaaagtcagacatgcccctttgccagctgtgatgcctggttactggtttaaacttggcccaggttttggtcagcacaccttaatagcttcaacaattgattgccaattaagtttagaatacaatgaatttatgccaaaattatgcagagctgtaatagctgctaatggtggatatttcgatgaatcgaaaatgtaagttttttttttatgtataaactgtttatgtaataaaatatgttttcatagtttgtgttgtcccttatcagtgcaaaattatcacaaattaaagaggattcatgccaatattgtccaaaaccccacttttctagggcgtttccaaacttttggagggcagtgtataagtggaaaaaaaaaaaaaaaaaaagaaagaaaagaccaGGGTATGTTGTCACTCAAGTAAATACTTCTCAGGGTaggtcaataaataaataagaaaaggaAGAGCAATCAAACATTTCCACTGttaattattctaattattctgttataattatttattattatgaataaataactaaattattCTGTTAATTACTATGGTACAAACTTGGTGGAACGTGTAGCTTTACTCGAAGGTTTATAAGCAAGCCCATCTATCAAACTTTCTAAACAAAATATGGTCctaatatatcatttatataaacCAGACCAACGAGAGTGTAGAAATACTaagatttaatacaaaaacagaaacattcagTTAAGACATTGCAGTCACAAGACAACTGATACACCAAGTCTGTAGTgtctgaaagattttttttcctgcaaatccatttaaatttaatggCTGCTGTTACATAATGAAATAGGTGTGGGCTCACAGCTCATCTCTGAcctatacaaaaataaaacaaacaattagaaatatttaatcTGACCCAGAGCAAATGCACTGCGGGCTAAAAGAATTCACTTAAACATTTTATCCGCGTATTCTGCTGATCAATCCCATGTCATAAAAAAAGTGTATTGCCCTCATAAACCTAGTGTGTGTGCTTTATGAAATGATAATAAATCCATCAGAtacttaattaaatgtattgGTACAATGTTATACTATATGGTGATAAAATGTTCATGGTTGTttcataacaataaatgttttattatgctgaaaatttaaagttgaacagtaattttaatatgaaaagtATAAAACTGTATAATGGAATATGGAAtctagaaatattttattattattatacactgATAACTTTCAATATGGTCAGTGCCATCTCTGTTATTGTGTAAAATAGGTTAAAAACTAATATACgcattttagtgattttatttaataccaAGAACACAGACCTTTTTTCTTGCGCAATAACAAGGGAAAAGTTCATCCTTTGGCTGTTCCACCAGCTCCATACCATCTCGAACCTTGGGCTCAGTAACCTGCAGCTCAGCGTacttctaaaaacaaaaacacagagctGGATGAGTGAAGAAATTTAATTTAGCATACAAAATTTTACtagcaaaaataaacaaagatatTACAATGTTCAGATACATAATCTTTCCATCCAATCACACACCCTCTTATTTTCCTTTTCCTGGTGAAGCACTTTtatttagaatgttttattAACTGCAACATCATCACACTAAACAAGCATTCTTATCAGCAGTACAAATCACATAAAATTCAAGTAGCCGCTGTGGTTTTGACCTCCAACACTTCCACACCTAAAATGCACATACGTTTATTGCTAAGAAGTGCTTTGAGGCCTTGCTTCGTGTTTAAAGATTAATGTTTCCAGCTATGGTTATGGAAGACCATAAAGTGCTGAGGTTCATGAACTCAGGGGTATGTGCTCAGTGACTACTGTGAGCACACAAGTAACTTAGGACCATCTAAAAGTAAAGTtatgatatatatatgaagagttcagatgcaaaaccagctaaaagccatctcggtcaaaaatgagatattgatacttagtgaatgctcctgacacacagtattcatccatcaaatacttctacttcaaacttgctaaattccagcctcagcccaatcagaagtaccagtacttacatagaaacctatacaaagtagccagaaagaaatgctaattttaaagaaatatgtcagatggattcagaggcttttgcatctgaactcttcatatatataagagtaatatatatatattaattgtaacacatgtggtttaaatatttccacacacgccagcataaccaaatttacgggtatttactagttgccatagcaacactatacaaAGAAAAAAGTGCGCCAAAATTCAAATCCAATCAAATTTTgaagatatcgctgaatatttattttaccatagtaaaagtacatttctggctgaagtaaatttttcatctcagtttttagtatttatttgaaatgagacaaatatgctattattttaatcgccaatctgttatttattagtttagaTAGTTTATTGATGCTTGGCAAGTCATCAGAAGTCACGAACCAGTTTTATATTCCAGTTGCGCTGATGG from Labeo rohita strain BAU-BD-2019 chromosome 9, IGBB_LRoh.1.0, whole genome shotgun sequence encodes the following:
- the tex30 gene encoding testis-expressed protein 30 isoform X2 — its product is MEFSEDYLKTHERYAPNSLFLGGRSMGARTAVAVCKLMCDKQKDAVQGVLCLSFPMNVPGKPQTHVERSRDLLALSQTPVLFVSGTADNMCEQNLLQSSMHAMKSPSAVHWVKDANHGLAVRGRTEELVLEEVNPQIIAWVLQHK
- the tex30 gene encoding testis-expressed protein 30 isoform X1, translated to MHIKQLESLAHALARSGVLCLRFTCRAVNFLYRTRAYSAVVDYLKTHERYAPNSLFLGGRSMGARTAVAVCKLMCDKQKDAVQGVLCLSFPMNVPGKPQTHVERSRDLLALSQTPVLFVSGTADNMCEQNLLQSSMHAMKSPSAVHWVKDANHGLAVRGRTEELVLEEVNPQIIAWVLQHK